The Pseudomonas wenzhouensis genome has a segment encoding these proteins:
- the greA gene encoding transcription elongation factor GreA has protein sequence MNKYPMTVQGARALEEELAHLTKVRRPALSQAIAEARELGDLKENAEYHAAREEQGMVEARVRDIEGRLQNAVIIDVTTIEHTGKVIFGTTVEIANVETDESVTYQIVGEDEADIKQGKISVGSPIARALIGKNEGDVVAVQTPSGLIEYEIVEVRHI, from the coding sequence ATGAACAAGTACCCCATGACCGTCCAGGGCGCTCGTGCCCTGGAAGAAGAGCTGGCGCACCTGACCAAGGTGCGTCGTCCCGCACTGAGCCAGGCGATTGCCGAGGCGCGTGAACTGGGCGATCTCAAGGAAAACGCCGAATACCACGCCGCGCGTGAAGAGCAGGGCATGGTCGAGGCGCGTGTGCGTGATATCGAGGGTCGTCTGCAGAACGCGGTGATCATCGATGTCACCACCATCGAACACACCGGCAAGGTGATCTTCGGTACCACGGTGGAAATCGCCAACGTCGAGACTGACGAAAGCGTGACCTACCAGATCGTTGGCGAAGACGAAGCCGACATCAAGCAGGGTAAGATCTCTGTCGGTTCACCTATCGCTCGTGCCCTGATCGGCAAGAATGAGGGTGATGTGGTGGCAGTGCAGACCCCCAGTGGCCTGATCGAGTACGAGATTGTCGAAGTCCGCCACATCTAA
- the folP gene encoding dihydropteroate synthase → MSQQQHPSRLPCGSRLLDLSRPQVMGILNVTPDSFSDGGRFVARDAALRHAEQMVAAGATLIDVGGESTRPGARAVSPTEELERVVPVVEVIARNLDVIISVDTSTPAVMRESARVGAGLINDVRSLQRDGALDAAADTGLPVCLMHMRGEPGNMQDNPQYPDIVSEVRDFLVERMAACATAGIPAERIVLDPGFGFAKTLEHNLALFRRMHELSALGRPLLVGVSRKSMIGKVLGHEVGERLYGSLGLAALALTKGAHILRVHDVAETVDVVRMIAAVEAAQ, encoded by the coding sequence ATGTCCCAGCAGCAACACCCAAGCCGGCTGCCCTGTGGCAGCCGGCTTCTTGATTTGTCCCGTCCGCAGGTGATGGGCATCCTCAATGTCACGCCTGATTCCTTTTCCGATGGTGGTCGCTTCGTCGCGCGCGATGCAGCGCTGCGTCATGCCGAGCAGATGGTTGCTGCTGGTGCGACGCTGATCGATGTAGGGGGCGAGTCGACTCGCCCAGGCGCCCGTGCCGTTTCGCCGACCGAGGAGCTGGAGCGGGTCGTGCCCGTGGTCGAGGTCATTGCGCGTAATCTGGACGTGATCATCTCCGTGGATACCTCGACTCCGGCCGTCATGCGCGAAAGTGCGCGAGTGGGCGCGGGGCTGATCAATGACGTGCGCTCGTTGCAGCGCGATGGCGCTCTTGATGCGGCCGCTGATACCGGTCTGCCTGTGTGTCTGATGCACATGCGCGGTGAGCCGGGCAACATGCAGGACAATCCGCAGTACCCGGACATCGTCAGCGAGGTGCGTGATTTTCTTGTCGAGCGCATGGCAGCGTGCGCGACAGCCGGTATTCCCGCCGAGCGGATCGTGCTCGATCCAGGCTTTGGCTTCGCCAAGACCCTGGAGCACAATCTGGCCTTGTTCAGGCGCATGCATGAGCTTTCAGCCCTTGGGCGTCCCTTGTTGGTGGGTGTTTCGCGCAAAAGCATGATCGGCAAGGTGCTCGGTCATGAGGTTGGCGAGCGTCTCTACGGGAGCCTGGGATTGGCGGCACTGGCCCTGACCAAGGGCGCACATATTCTGCGTGTGCACGACGTTGCTGAAACGGTCGATGTGGTGCGCATGATCGCTGCGGTCGAGGCAGCGCAATAA
- the glmM gene encoding phosphoglucosamine mutase — protein MARKYFGTDGIRGRVGQYPITPDFMLKLGWAAGMAFRKQGKCRILIGKDTRISGYMFESALEAGLAAAGADVQLLGPMPTPAIAYLTRTFQADAGIVISASHNPHDDNGIKFFSSEGTKLPDDVELMIEELLDQPMTVVESAAIGKASRINDASGRYIEFCKGSVPTGTNFKHLKIVVDCAHGAAYKVAPSVFRELGAEVKVMAAQPDGLNINHECGSTHIAGLQAEVLAQGADLGIAFDGDADRVLMVDHTGTVVDGDELLFIIARDLQERGRLHGGVVGTLMSNLGLELALAELNIPFVRAKVGDRYVIAELMARNWLLGGENSGHLVCFQHTTTGDAIIAALQVLVALKRRDQSLAEARMGVKKCPQVLINVRFSGELDPLEHPSVKEACARVTERMAGRGRVLLRKSGTEPLLRVMVEGDDEAAVRSYADELAKIVAEVCA, from the coding sequence ATGGCTAGAAAGTACTTCGGCACCGACGGTATTCGGGGTCGCGTCGGGCAGTACCCCATCACCCCGGATTTTATGCTCAAGCTCGGCTGGGCTGCCGGCATGGCGTTTCGCAAGCAGGGCAAGTGCCGCATCCTGATCGGTAAGGACACGCGCATTTCCGGCTACATGTTCGAGTCTGCCCTTGAGGCGGGTCTGGCTGCAGCGGGCGCTGACGTACAGTTGCTCGGGCCGATGCCAACGCCGGCCATTGCGTATCTGACGCGGACTTTTCAGGCTGATGCCGGCATCGTCATCAGCGCTTCGCACAATCCGCACGACGACAACGGCATCAAGTTCTTTTCGAGCGAGGGCACCAAGCTGCCTGATGATGTGGAACTGATGATCGAGGAGCTGCTCGACCAGCCGATGACCGTGGTGGAGTCTGCTGCCATTGGCAAGGCATCGCGCATCAACGATGCGTCCGGCCGCTATATCGAATTCTGCAAGGGCAGCGTACCTACGGGTACCAACTTCAAGCACCTGAAAATCGTCGTCGACTGCGCCCATGGCGCCGCCTACAAGGTTGCTCCCAGCGTATTTCGCGAGCTGGGGGCTGAAGTCAAGGTCATGGCGGCGCAGCCGGACGGCCTCAATATCAACCATGAGTGCGGTTCGACGCATATCGCCGGGCTGCAGGCCGAGGTTCTCGCGCAGGGTGCTGACCTTGGCATTGCCTTCGATGGTGATGCCGACCGCGTATTGATGGTCGATCACACGGGGACTGTGGTCGATGGTGATGAGCTGCTGTTCATCATCGCCCGTGATTTGCAGGAGCGCGGGCGCCTGCATGGCGGCGTGGTCGGTACCTTGATGAGTAACCTGGGGCTGGAGTTGGCGCTGGCCGAGTTGAACATCCCCTTTGTGCGGGCCAAGGTTGGTGATCGTTATGTGATCGCCGAGCTGATGGCCCGCAACTGGTTGCTCGGTGGGGAAAATTCCGGGCATCTGGTGTGCTTCCAGCACACCACCACGGGGGATGCCATCATTGCTGCGCTGCAGGTGCTGGTGGCGCTCAAGCGTCGTGATCAATCGCTGGCCGAGGCGCGCATGGGCGTCAAGAAGTGCCCGCAGGTGCTGATCAATGTGCGCTTTTCCGGTGAGCTCGATCCGCTTGAGCATCCTTCGGTGAAAGAGGCCTGTGCGCGTGTTACCGAGCGTATGGCTGGGCGTGGTCGCGTGTTGCTGCGCAAGTCCGGTACCGAGCCTCTTCTGCGCGTGATGGTCGAAGGTGATGACGAAGCTGCCGTGCGCAGCTATGCCGATGAATTGGCTAAGATTGTTGCGGAAGTCTGTGCATGA
- the carA gene encoding glutamine-hydrolyzing carbamoyl-phosphate synthase small subunit — translation MTKPAPKPAILALADGSIFRGDSIGADGQTIGEVVFNTAMTGYQEILTDPSYAQQIVTLTYPHIGNTGTTPEDAESNRVWAAGLIIRDLPLISSNWRDKQPLDEYLKENGTVAIAGIDTRRLTRILREKGSQNGCILVGDDATEEKALELARSFPGLKGMDLAKEVTCDKPYEWRSSVWNLENDSHPEVAAAELPYHVVAYDYGVKLNILRMLVARGCRLTVVPAQTPASDVLALNPDGVFLSNGPGDPEPCDYAIKAIKEILETDIPVFGICLGHQLLALASGAKTLKMGHGHHGANHPVQDLDTGVVMITSQNHGFAVDESSLPSNVRPIHKSLFDGTLQGIERTDKDAFSFQGHPEASPGPHDVAPLFDRFIEAMAKRR, via the coding sequence TTGACTAAGCCAGCCCCCAAACCTGCCATTTTGGCCCTTGCTGACGGCAGCATTTTTCGCGGCGATTCCATCGGGGCCGATGGCCAGACGATCGGAGAGGTGGTGTTCAACACCGCCATGACCGGCTATCAGGAAATCCTTACCGATCCATCCTATGCCCAGCAGATCGTTACCCTGACTTACCCGCACATCGGCAACACCGGCACCACGCCGGAAGATGCCGAGTCCAACCGCGTCTGGGCCGCTGGCCTGATCATTCGCGACCTGCCGCTGATTTCCAGCAACTGGCGCGACAAGCAACCGCTCGATGAGTACCTGAAGGAAAATGGCACCGTCGCCATCGCCGGTATCGACACGCGTCGCCTGACCCGCATCCTGCGTGAGAAAGGCTCGCAGAACGGCTGCATTCTGGTCGGTGACGATGCCACCGAAGAAAAGGCCCTGGAACTGGCGCGCAGCTTCCCCGGCCTCAAGGGCATGGATCTGGCCAAGGAAGTCACCTGCGACAAGCCATACGAATGGCGCTCCAGCGTGTGGAATCTGGAAAACGACAGCCACCCGGAAGTCGCTGCTGCCGAGCTGCCGTACCACGTGGTTGCCTATGACTACGGCGTCAAGCTGAACATCCTGCGCATGCTGGTTGCTCGTGGCTGCCGCCTGACCGTGGTACCGGCACAGACTCCGGCCAGTGACGTGCTGGCGCTGAATCCCGATGGTGTGTTCCTCTCCAACGGTCCGGGCGATCCTGAGCCGTGCGACTACGCGATCAAGGCGATCAAGGAAATTCTCGAGACTGATATTCCGGTGTTCGGCATCTGCCTCGGCCACCAACTGCTGGCCCTGGCCTCCGGCGCCAAGACCCTGAAGATGGGCCACGGCCACCACGGCGCCAACCACCCGGTACAGGATCTCGACACGGGCGTGGTGATGATCACCAGCCAGAACCACGGTTTTGCCGTGGACGAGAGCAGCCTGCCGAGCAATGTGCGGCCGATCCACAAGTCGCTGTTCGACGGCACCCTGCAGGGCATCGAGCGTACCGACAAGGACGCTTTCAGCTTCCAGGGTCACCCCGAGGCCAGCCCCGGCCCGCACGATGTGGCTCCATTGTTCGACCGCTTCATCGAAGCCATGGCCAAGCGCCGCTAA
- the yhbY gene encoding ribosome assembly RNA-binding protein YhbY, with the protein MPLTQEQKKQFKSIGHHLKPVLIVADNGLTEGVLAELDRALNDHELIKVQLRLTEREDRQAAIAALCASGRAELVQSIGKVALLYRKTPKPNRNLSNVIRYQG; encoded by the coding sequence ATGCCGCTCACTCAAGAGCAGAAGAAACAATTCAAATCTATCGGCCACCACCTGAAACCTGTATTGATCGTGGCGGACAATGGTTTGACCGAGGGCGTACTGGCCGAACTGGATCGCGCCCTGAACGATCACGAGCTGATCAAGGTACAACTGCGCCTCACCGAACGCGAGGATCGCCAGGCCGCCATCGCTGCCCTGTGCGCAAGTGGACGTGCCGAACTGGTTCAGTCGATTGGCAAGGTCGCCCTGCTCTATCGCAAGACCCCCAAGCCCAATCGCAACCTGTCCAACGTGATTCGTTACCAGGGCTGA
- the rlmE gene encoding 23S rRNA (uridine(2552)-2'-O)-methyltransferase RlmE, giving the protein MARSKTSQRWLKEHFDDPYVKMAQKDGYRSRASYKLLEIQEKDRILRPGMTVVDLGAAPGGWSQVTSRVIGDKGRLIASDILEMDSIPDVTFIQGDFTDDAVFARILEAIGENPVDLVISDMAPNMSGVRTADQARAMYLCELALDLAGRVLRPGGDFLIKIFQGEGFDAYHKQVRETFDKVQMRKPLSSRDRSREQYLLARGFRGA; this is encoded by the coding sequence GTGGCACGTTCCAAGACCAGCCAGCGTTGGCTGAAAGAACATTTCGACGATCCTTACGTGAAGATGGCGCAGAAGGATGGCTATCGTTCGCGCGCCAGCTACAAGTTGCTGGAAATCCAGGAGAAGGATCGCATCCTGCGTCCCGGCATGACCGTGGTCGACCTTGGTGCCGCGCCGGGTGGCTGGTCGCAGGTCACCAGCCGGGTGATCGGCGACAAGGGCCGTCTGATCGCGTCCGACATCTTGGAAATGGACAGCATCCCCGACGTTACCTTCATTCAGGGCGATTTTACCGACGATGCGGTGTTCGCGCGGATTCTCGAGGCTATCGGTGAAAATCCGGTCGACCTTGTTATTTCCGATATGGCCCCCAATATGAGTGGGGTAAGGACTGCCGACCAGGCGCGCGCGATGTACCTGTGCGAACTGGCGCTGGATCTGGCTGGGCGGGTTTTGCGCCCGGGTGGCGATTTCCTGATCAAGATTTTCCAGGGCGAAGGTTTCGATGCGTATCACAAGCAGGTGCGCGAGACCTTCGACAAGGTGCAGATGCGCAAGCCGCTGTCGTCGCGCGATCGCTCGCGCGAGCAGTACCTGCTGGCGCGTGGTTTTCGGGGTGCATGA
- a CDS encoding DUF4149 domain-containing protein, whose protein sequence is MSKSATSKPQQPSRAAAVSWQLAQTLWVGGLWLLQFVILPAIGQIGLAPLLVEEIATRLVPLLVGMTAVCIALQAFALLRSDGLSSLWRDMRGQLLLTVAVMALSYFAVLRYWPDAERLLRFSYLVMAFCGLLLVLQPVPGKLRGA, encoded by the coding sequence TTGTCGAAGTCCGCCACATCTAAGCCACAGCAGCCGTCGCGGGCCGCTGCCGTTAGCTGGCAGCTGGCCCAGACTCTCTGGGTCGGTGGTTTGTGGTTGCTGCAGTTCGTCATTTTGCCGGCCATCGGCCAGATTGGCCTGGCGCCTCTGCTGGTAGAGGAAATTGCTACGCGTCTGGTGCCGTTGCTGGTTGGCATGACAGCCGTATGCATTGCGCTGCAGGCCTTTGCCCTGTTGCGCAGTGACGGTTTATCGAGTCTTTGGCGGGATATGCGCGGACAGTTGTTGTTGACCGTTGCGGTCATGGCTCTGAGCTATTTTGCCGTGCTGCGTTACTGGCCCGATGCTGAGCGCCTGCTGCGTTTCAGCTATCTGGTGATGGCCTTTTGCGGGCTGTTACTGGTGCTGCAGCCCGTTCCGGGTAAATTGCGCGGCGCCTGA
- the ftsH gene encoding ATP-dependent zinc metalloprotease FtsH, producing the protein MAKNLILWLIIAAVLVTVMNNFSSPSEPQTLSYSQFIEQVKEGRVERVTVDGYVITGKRTDGEGFKTIRPAIQDGGLIGDLIDNNVVIEGKQPEQQSIWTQLLVASFPILVIIAVFMFFMRQMQGGAGGKGGPMSFGKSKARLLSEDQVKTTFADVAGCDEAKEEVSELVEFLRDPGKFQRLGGRIPRGVLMVGSPGTGKTLLAKAVAGEAKVPFFTISGSDFVEMFVGVGASRVRDMFDQAKKHAPCIIFIDEIDAVGRHRGAGMGGGHDEREQTLNQLLVEMDGFEMNDGIIVIAATNRPDVLDPALLRPGRFDRQVVVGLPDIRGREQILKVHMRKVPMGDDVNPAVIARGTPGFSGADLANLVNEASLFAARAGKRLVEMKEFELAKDKIMMGAERKTMVMSDKEKLNTAYHEAGHAIVGRLVPEHDPVYKVSIIPRGRALGVTMFLPEEDRYSLSKRALISQICSLFGGRIAEEMTLGFDGVTTGASNDIMRATQLAKNMVTKWGLSEKLGPLMYAEEEGEVFLGRSMGSQNSNVSGETAKQIDEEVRRIIDECYATAKKLLVENRDKLDAMAEALMKYETIDADQIDDIMNGRQLREPRGWDGGGDSGAPQAKADESDRPETPIGGPAAEH; encoded by the coding sequence ATGGCAAAGAATCTGATTCTGTGGCTGATCATCGCGGCGGTGCTGGTCACCGTGATGAACAACTTTTCCAGCCCGAGCGAGCCGCAGACCCTGAGCTACTCGCAATTCATCGAGCAGGTGAAGGAAGGGCGTGTCGAGCGCGTGACCGTCGACGGTTACGTGATCACCGGCAAGCGTACCGACGGCGAGGGCTTCAAAACCATCCGTCCGGCGATCCAGGACGGCGGTCTGATCGGTGATCTGATCGACAACAACGTGGTGATCGAAGGTAAGCAGCCTGAGCAACAGAGCATCTGGACTCAGCTGTTGGTAGCCAGTTTCCCTATTCTGGTGATCATCGCCGTATTCATGTTCTTCATGCGCCAGATGCAGGGCGGTGCCGGTGGCAAGGGCGGGCCGATGAGCTTCGGCAAGTCCAAGGCGCGTTTGCTCTCCGAAGATCAGGTCAAGACCACCTTCGCTGACGTCGCCGGCTGCGATGAGGCCAAGGAAGAGGTCAGCGAGTTGGTCGAATTCCTGCGTGATCCGGGCAAGTTCCAGCGCCTGGGTGGCCGCATCCCGCGTGGCGTGCTGATGGTCGGCTCGCCAGGTACCGGTAAAACCTTGCTTGCCAAGGCCGTTGCCGGTGAAGCGAAAGTACCGTTCTTCACTATTTCCGGTTCCGACTTCGTCGAAATGTTCGTCGGCGTGGGTGCGTCCCGCGTGCGTGACATGTTCGACCAGGCCAAGAAGCATGCGCCGTGCATCATCTTCATCGACGAGATCGACGCCGTTGGTCGCCATCGTGGCGCCGGCATGGGCGGTGGTCACGACGAGCGCGAGCAGACCCTCAACCAGTTGCTGGTGGAGATGGACGGCTTCGAAATGAATGACGGCATCATCGTCATTGCCGCCACCAACCGCCCCGACGTTCTGGATCCGGCGCTGCTGCGTCCCGGCCGTTTCGACCGCCAGGTGGTCGTTGGTCTGCCGGACATTCGTGGTCGCGAGCAGATTCTGAAAGTGCACATGCGCAAGGTGCCGATGGGCGATGACGTCAATCCGGCGGTCATTGCGCGTGGTACGCCGGGCTTCTCCGGTGCCGACCTGGCCAACCTGGTCAACGAGGCTTCGCTGTTCGCAGCACGTGCCGGCAAGCGCCTGGTGGAAATGAAGGAATTCGAGCTGGCCAAGGACAAGATCATGATGGGCGCCGAGCGCAAGACCATGGTCATGTCCGATAAGGAGAAGCTCAACACCGCTTACCACGAGGCGGGCCACGCCATCGTCGGTCGCCTGGTGCCCGAGCACGATCCGGTCTACAAGGTGTCCATCATTCCGCGTGGTCGTGCTCTGGGCGTGACCATGTTCCTGCCGGAAGAGGATCGTTACAGCCTGAGCAAACGTGCACTGATCAGTCAGATCTGCTCGCTGTTCGGTGGCCGTATCGCCGAGGAAATGACCCTGGGCTTCGACGGCGTCACCACGGGTGCATCCAACGACATCATGCGCGCCACCCAGTTGGCCAAGAACATGGTGACCAAGTGGGGCTTGTCCGAGAAGCTGGGCCCGCTGATGTATGCCGAAGAAGAAGGTGAAGTATTCCTCGGTCGCAGCATGGGCAGCCAGAACAGCAATGTCTCCGGCGAAACCGCCAAGCAGATCGATGAAGAAGTGCGCCGCATCATCGATGAATGCTACGCCACGGCCAAGAAGCTGCTGGTGGAGAATCGCGACAAGCTGGACGCCATGGCTGAAGCGCTGATGAAGTATGAAACCATCGACGCCGATCAGATCGATGACATCATGAATGGTCGTCAGCTCCGTGAACCGCGTGGCTGGGATGGTGGCGGTGATTCCGGCGCGCCGCAGGCCAAGGCCGACGAGTCTGATCGTCCGGAAACGCCCATTGGTGGGCCGGCTGCCGAGCACTAA
- the carB gene encoding carbamoyl-phosphate synthase large subunit yields MPKRTDIKSILILGAGPIVIGQACEFDYSGAQACKALKEEGFRVILVNSNPATIMTDPSMADATYIEPIKWATVAKIIEKERPDALLPTMGGQTALNCALDLERHGVLEKFGVEMIGANADTIDKAEDRSRFDKAMKDIGLACPRSGIAHSMEEAYGVLEMVGFPCIIRPSFTMGGTGGGIAYNREEFEEICARGLDLSPTNELLIDESLIGWKEYEMEVVRDKKDNCIIVCSIENFDPMGVHTGDSITVAPAQTLTDKEYQILRNASLAVLREIGVETGGSNVQFGICPNTGRMVVIEMNPRVSRSSALASKATGFPIAKIAAKLAVGYTLDELSNDITGGRTPASFEPAIDYVVTKVPRFAFEKFPKADARLTTQMKSVGEVMAIGRTFQESMQKALRGLEVGVAGFDPKLDLNDPEAESTLRRELTVPSADRIWYVADAFRAGKTVAEVFELTRIDEWFLVQIEDLIKDEATVQTLGLSAIDYDLMFKLKRKGFSDARLAKLLGVSEKSLRAHRHKLKVLPVYKRVDTCAAEFATDTAYMYSTYEEECEANPSGRDKIMILGGGPNRIGQGIEFDYCCVHAALAMREDGYETIMVNCNPETVSTDYDTSDRLYFEPVTLEDVLEIVRVEQPKGVIVQYGGQTPLKICRALEEAGVPIIGTSPEAIDRAEDRERFQQMVQRLNLRQPANATARSEDEALALSKNIGYPMVVRPSYVLGGRAMEIVYQEEELKRYMREAVKVSNDSPVLLDRFLNCAIEVDVDAVCDGETVVIGAIMQHIEQAGVHSGDSACSLPPYSLPMHIQDEIREQVKKMALELGVVGLMNVQMAVQGEDIYVIEVNPRASRTVPFVSKCVGESLAKVAARVMAGKSLAEAGYSKEIIPPFFSVKEAVFPFAKFPGVDPILGPEMKSTGEVMGVGDTFGEAFAKAQLGASEILPNSGCAFISVREDDKAEAVQVARDLVALGFEVVATAGTAKVIEAAGLPVRRVNKVTEGRPHVVDMIKNDEVTLIINTTEGRQSIADSYSIRRNALQHKIYCTTTIAAGQAVCEALKFGPEKTVRRLQDLHAGIKA; encoded by the coding sequence ATGCCAAAACGTACAGACATCAAAAGCATCCTGATCCTCGGTGCCGGCCCCATCGTCATCGGCCAGGCCTGTGAGTTCGACTACTCCGGCGCCCAGGCGTGCAAGGCGCTGAAGGAAGAAGGTTTCCGCGTCATTCTGGTGAACTCCAACCCGGCCACCATCATGACCGACCCGTCGATGGCCGACGCCACCTACATCGAGCCGATCAAGTGGGCCACCGTGGCCAAGATCATCGAGAAGGAGCGCCCGGACGCCCTGCTGCCGACCATGGGCGGCCAGACCGCGCTGAACTGCGCGCTGGATCTGGAGCGTCATGGCGTGCTGGAGAAGTTCGGCGTCGAGATGATCGGTGCCAACGCCGACACCATCGACAAGGCTGAAGACCGCTCGCGCTTCGACAAGGCGATGAAGGACATCGGCCTGGCCTGCCCGCGTTCGGGCATTGCCCACAGCATGGAAGAAGCCTACGGCGTGTTGGAGATGGTGGGTTTCCCCTGCATCATCCGCCCGAGCTTCACCATGGGTGGCACCGGCGGCGGCATCGCCTACAACCGTGAAGAGTTCGAGGAAATCTGCGCCCGTGGTCTGGATCTATCGCCGACCAACGAGCTGCTGATCGACGAATCGTTGATCGGCTGGAAGGAATACGAGATGGAGGTGGTCCGCGACAAGAAGGACAACTGCATCATCGTCTGCTCCATCGAGAACTTCGACCCGATGGGCGTGCACACCGGCGACTCGATCACCGTCGCGCCGGCGCAGACCCTGACCGACAAGGAATACCAGATCCTGCGCAACGCCTCGCTGGCGGTGCTGCGTGAGATCGGCGTGGAAACCGGCGGCTCCAACGTGCAGTTCGGCATCTGCCCGAACACCGGCCGTATGGTCGTGATCGAGATGAACCCGCGTGTGTCGCGTTCCTCGGCACTGGCCTCCAAGGCCACCGGCTTCCCGATCGCCAAGATCGCTGCCAAGCTGGCTGTCGGTTACACCCTGGACGAGCTGTCCAACGACATCACCGGCGGTCGTACCCCGGCGTCGTTCGAACCGGCCATCGACTACGTGGTGACCAAGGTTCCGCGCTTCGCCTTCGAGAAATTCCCCAAGGCCGACGCCCGCCTGACCACTCAGATGAAATCCGTCGGTGAAGTCATGGCCATCGGCCGTACCTTCCAGGAATCCATGCAGAAAGCCCTGCGCGGCCTGGAAGTCGGCGTTGCCGGCTTCGATCCGAAGCTCGATCTGAATGACCCGGAAGCCGAGAGCACCCTGCGCCGCGAGCTGACCGTGCCCAGTGCCGACCGCATCTGGTACGTGGCCGATGCCTTCCGTGCCGGCAAGACCGTGGCCGAAGTGTTCGAGCTGACCCGTATCGACGAGTGGTTCCTGGTGCAGATCGAAGATCTGATCAAGGACGAAGCCACCGTACAGACTCTCGGTCTGTCGGCTATCGACTACGACCTGATGTTCAAACTCAAGCGCAAGGGCTTCTCCGATGCGCGTCTGGCCAAGCTGCTGGGCGTTTCCGAGAAGAGTCTGCGCGCGCACCGCCACAAGCTGAAAGTGCTGCCGGTGTACAAGCGCGTCGATACCTGTGCCGCCGAATTCGCCACCGACACCGCCTACATGTACTCGACCTATGAGGAAGAGTGCGAGGCCAACCCGAGTGGTCGCGACAAGATCATGATCCTCGGTGGCGGCCCCAACCGTATCGGCCAGGGCATCGAGTTCGACTACTGCTGCGTACACGCGGCGCTGGCCATGCGTGAAGACGGTTACGAGACCATCATGGTCAACTGCAACCCGGAAACCGTTTCCACCGACTACGACACCTCCGACCGCCTGTACTTCGAACCGGTGACCCTGGAAGACGTCCTGGAAATCGTCCGCGTCGAACAGCCGAAAGGCGTCATCGTCCAGTATGGCGGCCAGACGCCGCTGAAGATCTGCCGCGCCCTGGAGGAAGCGGGCGTACCGATCATCGGCACCAGCCCTGAGGCCATCGACCGCGCCGAAGACCGCGAGCGCTTCCAGCAGATGGTGCAGCGCCTGAACCTGCGTCAGCCGGCCAACGCCACTGCGCGCAGCGAAGATGAAGCCCTGGCTCTGTCGAAGAACATCGGCTACCCGATGGTGGTGCGTCCGTCCTACGTACTGGGCGGCCGCGCGATGGAAATCGTCTATCAGGAAGAAGAGCTCAAGCGCTACATGCGCGAAGCGGTGAAAGTGTCCAACGACAGCCCGGTGCTGCTCGATCGCTTCCTCAACTGCGCCATCGAGGTGGACGTGGATGCGGTGTGTGACGGCGAGACTGTGGTGATCGGCGCGATCATGCAGCACATCGAACAGGCTGGCGTGCACTCCGGTGACTCCGCCTGCTCGCTGCCGCCGTACTCGCTGCCGATGCACATCCAGGACGAGATCCGCGAACAGGTCAAGAAAATGGCCCTGGAACTCGGCGTCGTCGGCCTGATGAACGTGCAGATGGCGGTGCAGGGCGAGGACATCTACGTCATCGAAGTGAATCCGCGCGCTTCGCGTACCGTGCCGTTCGTCTCCAAATGCGTTGGCGAGTCGCTGGCCAAGGTCGCTGCGCGCGTCATGGCCGGCAAGAGCCTGGCCGAGGCCGGTTACAGCAAGGAAATCATCCCGCCGTTCTTCAGCGTCAAGGAAGCGGTGTTCCCCTTCGCCAAGTTCCCGGGTGTCGACCCGATCCTCGGCCCAGAGATGAAATCCACCGGTGAGGTAATGGGCGTCGGTGATACCTTCGGCGAAGCCTTCGCCAAGGCGCAGCTGGGCGCCAGCGAGATCCTGCCGAACTCCGGTTGTGCGTTCATCAGCGTACGTGAAGACGACAAGGCCGAGGCCGTTCAGGTCGCCCGTGACCTGGTAGCGCTGGGCTTCGAGGTGGTCGCCACTGCCGGCACCGCCAAGGTGATCGAGGCTGCCGGTCTGCCGGTACGCCGTGTGAACAAGGTGACCGAAGGTCGTCCGCACGTGGTCGACATGATCAAGAACGACGAAGTCACCCTGATCATCAATACCACCGAGGGGCGTCAGTCCATCGCTGACTCCTACTCGATCCGTCGTAACGCTCTGCAGCACAAGATCTACTGCACCACCACCATCGCGGCGGGGCAGGCGGTCTGTGAGGCGCTCAAGTTCGGTCCCGAGAAGACCGTGCGCCGGCTGCAGGATCTGCATGCAGGAATCAAGGCATGA